A single region of the Winslowiella toletana genome encodes:
- the fmt gene encoding methionyl-tRNA formyltransferase encodes MSDSLKIIFAGTPDFAAQHLAALLASEHQVVGVFTQPDRPAGRGNKLTPSPVKVLALEHNIPVFQPKSLRPEENQQLVSDLDADLMVVVAYGLILPKAVLDMPRLGCINVHGSLLPRWRGAAPIQRSLWAGDSETGVTIMQMDVGLDTGDMLYKLACPIESSDTSATLYNKLAQLGPTGMLATIQQLAEGSAKPEVQDETAVNYAEKLSKEEARLDWSLSAAQLERCIRAFNPWPMSYFTVEDQPVKVWSAQVLPHQANRQPGEIVHADKNGIQVATSDGVLNITELQPAGKKAMKAQDILNSRREWFIQGSILA; translated from the coding sequence GTGTCCGATTCGCTAAAGATCATTTTCGCCGGTACCCCTGATTTTGCCGCGCAGCATCTTGCTGCGCTGCTTGCTTCAGAGCATCAGGTGGTTGGCGTGTTTACTCAGCCTGACCGCCCGGCTGGCCGTGGCAATAAACTGACGCCCAGCCCGGTTAAAGTGCTGGCACTGGAACATAATATTCCGGTGTTTCAGCCTAAGTCGCTGCGTCCGGAAGAGAACCAGCAATTGGTCTCTGACCTGGATGCCGATCTGATGGTGGTGGTCGCCTACGGATTGATTCTGCCAAAAGCGGTGCTGGATATGCCACGCCTTGGCTGTATCAATGTGCATGGCTCACTGCTGCCGCGCTGGCGTGGCGCGGCGCCAATTCAACGTTCACTGTGGGCGGGTGACAGCGAAACCGGCGTCACTATTATGCAGATGGATGTCGGTCTGGATACCGGTGACATGCTGTATAAACTCGCCTGCCCGATTGAATCCAGTGATACCAGTGCCACGCTGTACAACAAGCTGGCGCAGCTTGGTCCAACCGGCATGTTAGCCACCATCCAGCAGCTGGCGGAAGGCAGTGCTAAACCGGAAGTGCAGGATGAAACGGCGGTAAACTACGCTGAGAAGCTGAGTAAAGAAGAGGCTCGCCTCGACTGGTCACTCTCTGCGGCTCAGCTGGAACGCTGTATCCGCGCCTTCAACCCATGGCCGATGAGCTATTTTACCGTTGAGGATCAGCCGGTAAAAGTGTGGAGCGCGCAAGTTCTGCCGCACCAGGCTAATCGCCAGCCGGGTGAGATCGTGCATGCAGATAAAAACGGTATTCAGGTCGCGACCTCTGACGGCGTACTGAATATCACTGAATTGCAGCCAGCCGGCAAAAAAGCGATGAAAGCGCAGGATATTCTTAATTCCCGCCGTGAATGGTTCATACAGGGCAGTATTCTTGCCTGA
- the def gene encoding peptide deformylase, whose product MSVLQVLHFPDDRLRIVAKPVKEVNADVQRIVDDMFETMYAEEGIGLAATQVDIHQRIIVIDVSEERDQRLVLINPELLEECGETGIEEGCLSIPEQRALVPRSEKVKIRALDRDGNSFELEADGLLAICIQHEMDHLVGKLFIDYLSPMKRQRIRQKLEKLARLNTRA is encoded by the coding sequence ATGTCAGTTTTGCAGGTATTACATTTTCCTGACGATCGCCTTCGCATCGTCGCAAAGCCAGTTAAAGAAGTGAATGCAGACGTTCAGCGCATCGTCGATGATATGTTCGAAACGATGTACGCCGAAGAAGGCATCGGTCTGGCGGCGACGCAGGTTGATATCCATCAGCGCATCATCGTTATTGATGTGTCAGAGGAGCGCGACCAGCGTTTAGTCCTGATCAATCCGGAGCTGCTGGAAGAGTGTGGCGAAACCGGTATTGAAGAGGGCTGCCTGTCGATTCCAGAGCAGCGTGCGCTGGTACCGCGTTCAGAAAAAGTGAAAATCCGCGCGCTGGATCGTGACGGTAACAGTTTTGAGCTGGAAGCAGATGGCCTGCTGGCAATCTGTATTCAGCACGAGATGGATCACTTGGTTGGTAAGTTATTTATCGATTACCTCTCGCCAATGAAGCGTCAGCGTATTCGTCAGAAACTGGAAAAACTGGCGCGTCTTAATACGCGTGCCTGA
- a CDS encoding DNA-directed RNA polymerase subunit alpha, giving the protein MQGSVTEFLKPRLVDIEQVSSTHAKVTLEPLERGFGHTLGNALRRILLSSMPGCAVTEVEIDGVLHEYSTKEGVQEDILEILLNLKGLAVRVQGKDEVILTLNKSGIGPVTAADITHDGDVEIVKPQHVICHLTDENAAINMRIKVQRGRGYVPASARIHSEEDERPIGRLLVDACYSPVDRIAYNVEAARVEQRTDLDKLVIEMETNGTIDPEEAIRRAATILAEQLEAFVDLRDVRQPEVKEEKPEFDPILLRPVDDLELTVRSANCLKAEAIHYIGDLVQRTEVELLKTPNLGKKSLTEIKDVLASRGLSLGMRLENWPPASIADE; this is encoded by the coding sequence ATGCAGGGTTCTGTGACAGAGTTTCTAAAACCGCGCCTGGTAGATATCGAGCAAGTCAGTTCGACGCACGCCAAGGTGACCCTTGAGCCTTTAGAGCGTGGCTTTGGCCATACTCTTGGTAACGCACTGCGCCGTATTCTGCTTTCATCCATGCCGGGTTGCGCGGTGACCGAGGTTGAAATTGATGGTGTACTGCATGAGTACAGCACCAAAGAGGGCGTACAGGAAGATATCCTGGAAATCCTTCTCAACCTGAAAGGGCTTGCGGTAAGAGTTCAAGGCAAAGATGAAGTTATTCTTACCCTGAATAAATCTGGCATTGGCCCTGTGACTGCAGCCGATATCACCCATGATGGTGATGTCGAAATCGTCAAGCCGCAGCACGTGATCTGCCACCTGACCGATGAGAACGCAGCTATTAATATGCGTATCAAAGTTCAGCGCGGTCGCGGTTATGTGCCGGCTTCTGCCCGAATTCATTCGGAAGAAGATGAGCGCCCGATCGGTCGTCTGTTAGTCGACGCCTGCTACAGCCCTGTAGACCGTATAGCCTACAATGTTGAAGCGGCGCGTGTTGAGCAGCGTACTGACCTGGACAAGCTGGTCATCGAAATGGAAACCAACGGCACTATTGATCCTGAAGAAGCGATCCGCCGTGCGGCAACCATCCTGGCAGAACAACTTGAAGCTTTCGTTGACTTACGTGATGTTCGTCAGCCGGAAGTTAAAGAAGAGAAACCAGAATTCGATCCGATCCTGCTGCGCCCTGTTGACGATCTGGAATTGACTGTCCGCTCTGCTAACTGCCTTAAGGCAGAAGCTATCCACTACATCGGTGATCTGGTACAGCGTACCGAGGTTGAGCTGCTTAAAACGCCTAACCTTGGTAAGAAATCTCTTACCGAGATTAAAGATGTGCTGGCATCACGTGGTCTGTCACTGGGCATGCGCCTGGAAAACTGGCCACCAGCTAGCATTGCTGATGAATAA
- the rpsD gene encoding 30S ribosomal protein S4 gives MARYLGPKLKLSRREGTDLFLKSGVRAIDTKCKIEQAPGQHGARKPRLSDYGVQLREKQKVRRMYGVLERQFRNYYKEAARLKGNTGENLLALLEGRLDNVVYRMGFGATRAEARQLVSHKSVMVNGRVVSIASYQVTPNDVVSIREKAKKQSRVKAALELAEQREKPTWLEVDATKMEGVFKRIPERTDLSADINEHLIVELYSK, from the coding sequence ATGGCAAGATATTTGGGTCCTAAGCTCAAGCTGAGCCGTCGCGAGGGTACAGACCTGTTCCTTAAGTCTGGCGTTCGCGCGATTGATACCAAGTGTAAGATTGAACAAGCTCCTGGCCAGCACGGTGCGCGTAAACCGCGTCTGTCTGACTATGGTGTGCAGTTGCGTGAAAAGCAAAAAGTTCGCCGTATGTACGGTGTTCTGGAGCGTCAGTTCCGCAACTATTACAAAGAAGCAGCACGTCTGAAAGGCAACACCGGTGAAAACCTGTTGGCTCTGCTGGAAGGTCGTCTGGATAACGTAGTTTACCGTATGGGCTTTGGCGCTACTCGTGCAGAAGCACGTCAGCTGGTTAGCCATAAATCTGTAATGGTAAACGGCCGCGTTGTCAGCATCGCTTCTTATCAGGTAACTCCGAATGACGTTGTTAGCATCCGCGAGAAAGCCAAAAAGCAGTCTCGCGTTAAAGCCGCTCTGGAGCTGGCTGAGCAGCGTGAAAAGCCAACCTGGCTGGAAGTTGATGCGACTAAGATGGAAGGTGTGTTCAAACGTATTCCTGAACGTACCGATCTGTCTGCGGACATTAACGAACACCTGATCGTCGAGCTTTACTCCAAGTAA
- the rplO gene encoding 50S ribosomal protein L15 produces MRLNTLSPAEGSKHAPKRLGRGIGSGLGKTGGRGHKGQNSRSGGGVRRGFEGGQMPLYRRLPKFGFTSRKAMVTAEVRLSDLAKVEGGIVDLNTLKAANIIGIQIEFAKVILSGEVSAPVTVRGLRVTKGARAAIEAAGGKIEE; encoded by the coding sequence ATGCGTTTAAATACTCTGTCTCCGGCCGAAGGGTCTAAACACGCACCGAAGCGTCTGGGTCGTGGTATTGGTTCTGGCCTCGGAAAAACCGGTGGTCGTGGTCACAAAGGTCAGAACTCTCGTTCTGGCGGTGGCGTACGTCGCGGTTTCGAAGGTGGTCAGATGCCTCTGTACCGCCGTCTGCCGAAATTCGGTTTCACCTCTCGCAAAGCAATGGTTACGGCAGAAGTTCGTCTGTCTGACCTGGCGAAAGTTGAAGGCGGGATCGTCGACCTGAACACGCTGAAAGCGGCTAACATTATCGGTATTCAGATTGAATTCGCTAAAGTTATTCTGTCTGGCGAAGTCTCTGCACCGGTAACGGTTCGCGGTCTGCGTGTCACTAAAGGCGCTCGTGCTGCAATCGAAGCTGCTGGCGGTAAAATTGAGGAATAA
- the rpmJ gene encoding 50S ribosomal protein L36 gives MKVRASVKKLCRNCKIIRRDGVVRVICSAEPKHKQRQG, from the coding sequence ATGAAAGTTCGTGCTTCCGTCAAGAAATTATGTCGTAACTGCAAAATCATCCGTCGCGACGGTGTTGTGCGTGTGATTTGTAGTGCCGAGCCAAAGCATAAACAGCGCCAAGGCTGA
- a CDS encoding DnaJ family domain-containing protein, with amino-acid sequence MWLIDQLVEQHIREAQAAGELDQLPGAGKPLILDDDSHVPPELRASYRLLKNSGYLPPELEMKREAVELDALLQSLEPDDQRYQPNLKRLTLLEMKLKQAGLSTGFLDGEYRHHLKQRFAENN; translated from the coding sequence ATGTGGTTAATTGACCAACTCGTTGAACAACATATCCGTGAGGCGCAGGCCGCTGGCGAACTCGATCAACTTCCGGGCGCGGGAAAACCGCTGATCCTTGATGATGACAGCCATGTTCCACCAGAACTGCGGGCATCCTATCGGCTACTGAAAAATTCCGGCTATTTACCTCCAGAACTGGAAATGAAACGTGAAGCGGTTGAACTTGATGCTTTACTTCAATCGCTTGAACCTGATGATCAACGCTATCAGCCTAATCTTAAGCGCTTGACGCTACTTGAAATGAAGTTGAAGCAGGCTGGCCTGTCGACCGGATTTCTCGATGGTGAATATCGTCACCATTTAAAACAGCGCTTTGCGGAGAATAATTAA
- the zntR gene encoding Zn(2+)-responsive transcriptional regulator: MYRIGQLARLADVTPDTIRYYEKQQMMEHEVRTEGGFRLYTEKDLQRLKFIRYGRQLGFTLDSIRELLSIRIDPEQHTCHESKTIVQKRLGEVEEMINELQHMQRSLKRLNDACCGADHSSAYCSILEALEQGATTINAKAD; encoded by the coding sequence ATGTATCGTATCGGACAACTGGCCAGGCTGGCGGATGTAACCCCGGACACCATTCGCTATTATGAAAAGCAGCAGATGATGGAGCATGAGGTGAGAACCGAAGGGGGATTTCGTCTCTATACGGAGAAAGATCTGCAACGTCTTAAATTTATTCGCTATGGCCGACAGCTGGGTTTTACTCTTGATTCAATTCGTGAGCTACTGTCGATACGTATCGATCCCGAGCAGCATACTTGCCATGAGTCGAAAACTATCGTGCAAAAGCGGCTCGGCGAAGTTGAGGAAATGATTAATGAGCTACAACATATGCAGCGCTCGCTTAAACGGCTGAATGATGCCTGTTGCGGTGCGGATCACAGCAGTGCTTATTGCTCAATTCTTGAGGCTTTAGAACAGGGGGCCACCACTATCAATGCGAAAGCAGATTGA
- the secY gene encoding preprotein translocase subunit SecY: MAKQPGLDFQSAKGGFGELKRRLLFVIGALIVFRIGSFIPIPGIDATVLAKLLEQQRGTIIEMFNMFSGGALSRASIFALGIMPYISASIIIQLLTVVHPALAEIKKEGEAGRRKISQYTRYGTLVLAIFQSIGIATGLPNMPGMQGLVLNPGFPFYFTAVVSLVTGTMFLMWLGEQITERGIGNGISIIIFAGIVAGLPPAIGHTIEQARQGDLHFLLLLLVAVLVFAVTFFVVFVERGQRRIVVNYAKRQQGRRVYAAQSTHLPLKVNMAGVIPAIFASSIILFPATIASWFGGGTGWNWLTTISMYLQPGQPLYVLLYATAIIFFCFFYTALVFNPRETADNLKKSGAFVPGIRPGEQTAKYIDKVMTRLTLVGALYITFICLIPEFMRDAMKVPFYFGGTSLLIVVVVIMDFMAQVQTLMMSSQYESALKKANLKG; this comes from the coding sequence ATGGCTAAGCAACCGGGATTAGATTTTCAAAGTGCCAAGGGTGGTTTTGGCGAACTAAAACGCAGACTTCTGTTTGTAATTGGTGCGCTGATTGTCTTCCGCATTGGCTCTTTTATTCCGATCCCTGGTATCGATGCCACTGTACTTGCCAAACTGCTTGAGCAACAGCGTGGCACCATCATTGAAATGTTTAACATGTTCTCTGGTGGTGCTCTGAGCCGTGCTTCTATTTTTGCTCTGGGTATCATGCCGTATATTTCGGCATCGATTATTATCCAGCTGCTGACGGTGGTTCATCCCGCCCTGGCAGAGATCAAGAAAGAAGGGGAGGCTGGCCGTCGTAAGATTAGCCAGTACACCCGTTACGGTACTCTGGTATTGGCTATATTTCAGTCTATCGGTATTGCTACCGGTTTACCGAATATGCCTGGAATGCAGGGCCTGGTGTTAAACCCAGGCTTCCCATTCTACTTTACCGCTGTTGTGAGTCTGGTTACCGGGACAATGTTCCTGATGTGGCTGGGCGAACAGATTACTGAACGAGGTATCGGTAACGGTATCTCGATCATTATCTTCGCTGGTATTGTTGCGGGATTGCCGCCGGCCATTGGCCATACCATCGAGCAAGCGCGGCAAGGCGACCTGCACTTCCTCCTGTTGCTGTTGGTTGCAGTTCTCGTATTTGCAGTGACCTTCTTCGTTGTTTTCGTTGAGCGTGGTCAACGCCGCATTGTGGTGAACTATGCGAAACGTCAGCAAGGCCGTCGTGTCTATGCTGCGCAGAGCACACATTTACCGTTGAAAGTGAATATGGCCGGTGTAATTCCTGCTATCTTTGCTTCCAGCATCATCCTGTTCCCGGCGACAATTGCGTCCTGGTTCGGTGGTGGTACCGGTTGGAACTGGCTGACTACAATTTCGATGTATTTACAGCCAGGACAGCCGCTGTATGTGTTACTCTATGCGACTGCAATCATCTTCTTCTGTTTCTTCTACACGGCGTTGGTTTTCAACCCGCGTGAAACAGCAGATAACCTGAAGAAGTCTGGTGCATTTGTACCAGGAATTCGTCCGGGAGAGCAAACGGCGAAGTACATCGATAAAGTAATGACTCGCCTGACCTTGGTCGGTGCACTGTACATTACTTTCATCTGCCTAATCCCGGAGTTCATGCGTGATGCGATGAAAGTTCCATTCTACTTCGGCGGTACATCACTGCTGATCGTAGTCGTTGTCATCATGGACTTTATGGCTCAAGTGCAAACTCTGATGATGTCTAGTCAATACGAGTCTGCATTGAAGAAAGCAAACCTGAAAGGCTAA
- the rpsM gene encoding 30S ribosomal protein S13: MARIAGINIPDQKHTVIALTSIYGIGKTRSQAICAAAGIAEDVKIRELSEEQIDTLRDEVAKFVVEGDLRREVTLSIKRLMDLGCYRGLRHRRGLPVRGQRTKTNARTRKGPRKPIKK, from the coding sequence GTGGCCCGTATAGCAGGCATTAACATTCCTGATCAGAAACATACCGTTATCGCATTAACTTCGATCTACGGTATCGGCAAGACTCGCTCCCAGGCCATTTGCGCCGCTGCGGGTATCGCTGAAGATGTTAAGATCAGAGAGCTGTCTGAAGAACAAATTGACACGCTGCGTGATGAAGTTGCAAAGTTCGTCGTTGAAGGCGATCTGCGTCGTGAAGTCACCCTGAGCATCAAGCGTCTTATGGACCTTGGTTGCTATCGTGGTTTGCGTCATCGTCGTGGTCTTCCAGTTCGCGGTCAGCGTACTAAGACCAACGCACGTACCCGTAAGGGTCCGCGTAAACCGATCAAGAAATAA
- the rpsK gene encoding 30S ribosomal protein S11, whose product MAKAPVRARKRVRKQVSDGVAHVHASFNNTIVTITDRQGNALGWATAGGSGFRGSRKSTPFAAQVAAERCAEAVKDYGIKNLEVMVKGPGPGRESTIRALNAAGFRITNITDVTPIPHNGCRPPKKRRV is encoded by the coding sequence ATGGCAAAGGCACCAGTTCGTGCACGTAAGCGTGTAAGAAAACAAGTCTCTGACGGCGTGGCTCATGTCCATGCTTCTTTTAACAACACCATCGTTACTATTACTGATCGTCAGGGTAACGCACTGGGTTGGGCAACTGCCGGTGGTTCCGGTTTCCGTGGTTCTCGTAAATCTACGCCGTTCGCTGCGCAGGTCGCTGCAGAACGTTGCGCAGAAGCCGTGAAAGATTACGGTATCAAGAACCTGGAAGTTATGGTTAAGGGTCCGGGTCCAGGCCGCGAATCAACGATTCGTGCTCTGAACGCTGCTGGTTTCCGCATCACTAATATTACTGATGTGACTCCGATCCCTCACAACGGTTGTCGTCCGCCGAAAAAACGTCGCGTATAA
- the mscL gene encoding large-conductance mechanosensitive channel protein MscL, whose amino-acid sequence MSLFKEFRDFAMRGNVVDLAVGVIIGAAFGKIVSSLVANIIMPPLGLLIGGVDFKQFEWVLKPAVGEAPAVVMQYGVFIQTVFDFVIVAFAIFMAIKLMNKMYKKKEAAPAKTPAQEVLLTEIRDLLKQQNNQP is encoded by the coding sequence ATGAGTTTATTCAAAGAGTTTCGCGACTTTGCGATGCGTGGCAACGTCGTCGATTTGGCAGTGGGTGTAATTATTGGTGCAGCGTTCGGCAAGATCGTCTCTTCACTGGTAGCGAATATTATCATGCCGCCGTTAGGACTTCTGATTGGCGGAGTCGACTTTAAGCAATTTGAATGGGTACTGAAACCTGCGGTGGGCGAAGCGCCTGCTGTTGTCATGCAGTACGGCGTATTTATTCAGACCGTGTTCGATTTCGTGATTGTTGCGTTTGCTATCTTTATGGCAATTAAACTGATGAACAAGATGTACAAGAAGAAAGAGGCTGCGCCAGCGAAAACTCCAGCGCAAGAAGTCCTGCTTACTGAAATCCGCGATCTGTTGAAGCAACAAAATAACCAGCCGTAG
- the rplQ gene encoding 50S ribosomal protein L17, with product MRHRKSGRQLNRNSSHRQAMFRNMAGSLVRHEIIKTTLPKAKELRRVVEPLITLAKTDSVANRRLAFARTRDNEIVAKLFNELGPRFASRAGGYTRILKCGFRAGDNAPMAYIELVDRPELQAEAAAE from the coding sequence ATGCGCCATCGTAAGAGTGGTCGTCAACTGAACCGCAACAGCAGCCATCGTCAGGCTATGTTCCGCAACATGGCTGGCTCTTTGGTTCGTCATGAGATCATCAAGACGACCCTGCCGAAAGCGAAAGAGCTGCGTCGCGTAGTTGAGCCGCTGATTACTCTTGCCAAGACCGACAGCGTAGCTAATCGTCGTCTGGCATTCGCCCGTACTCGTGATAACGAGATCGTGGCAAAACTGTTTAACGAGCTGGGCCCGCGTTTCGCGAGCCGTGCCGGTGGTTACACTCGCATTCTGAAGTGTGGCTTCCGCGCTGGTGACAACGCTCCGATGGCTTACATCGAGCTGGTTGATCGTCCAGAGCTGCAAGCAGAAGCTGCTGCAGAGTAA
- the rsmB gene encoding 16S rRNA (cytosine(967)-C(5))-methyltransferase RsmB gives MKKQTNLRSLAAQAIERVVEQGQSLSNVLPAAQKSLSEKDSALLQELCFGVLRTLPQLQWIINKLMSRPMTGKQRTIHFLIMVGLYQLMYTRIPAHAALAETVEGAVVLKRQALKGLINGVLRQFQRQQEALMLEMNDGPHKYLHPKWLLERLQRAWPDNWQQIVEANNQRPPMWLRVNRQHHSRDAWLALLQESGKQAEAHPEHSDALRLDSPCPVSQLPGFDKGWVTVQDASAQGCVALLDPQNGESILDLCAAPGGKTTHILEAAPQAKVMAVDIDEQRLARVNENLARLGMSATVKSGDGRYPEQWAEGVQFDRILLDAPCSATGVIRRHPDIKWLRRDRDIAELAALQQEILDAVWPKLKSGGTLLYATCSVLPEENHHQVSAFLNRHPDAKLQPIADDTLPGLQVFPHPQGGDGFFYAKLIKN, from the coding sequence ATGAAAAAACAGACCAATCTCCGCAGCCTTGCGGCACAAGCTATCGAGCGCGTTGTTGAGCAGGGACAATCACTCAGCAATGTCCTGCCCGCTGCGCAAAAGTCATTATCCGAAAAAGATAGCGCCCTGCTGCAGGAGCTCTGTTTCGGCGTGCTGCGTACATTGCCGCAGCTGCAGTGGATCATTAATAAACTGATGTCGCGTCCGATGACCGGCAAGCAGCGCACTATCCACTTCCTGATTATGGTCGGCCTGTATCAGTTGATGTATACCCGTATTCCGGCACATGCTGCGCTGGCTGAAACCGTCGAAGGCGCGGTAGTGCTGAAGCGGCAGGCGCTGAAAGGGTTAATCAATGGCGTACTGCGTCAGTTCCAGCGCCAGCAGGAAGCGCTGATGCTGGAAATGAATGACGGCCCGCATAAATATCTGCATCCGAAGTGGCTGCTGGAACGCCTGCAGCGCGCATGGCCAGATAACTGGCAGCAAATCGTCGAGGCTAATAACCAGCGCCCACCGATGTGGCTGCGCGTTAACCGTCAGCATCACAGCCGTGATGCCTGGCTGGCACTGCTGCAGGAGTCAGGTAAACAAGCTGAAGCACATCCTGAACACAGCGATGCATTGCGTCTTGATTCGCCATGCCCGGTCAGTCAGTTGCCAGGCTTCGATAAAGGCTGGGTCACGGTGCAGGATGCCTCAGCGCAAGGTTGCGTCGCGCTGCTTGATCCGCAAAATGGCGAATCGATCCTCGATCTTTGTGCAGCTCCCGGTGGTAAGACTACCCATATTCTTGAGGCAGCACCTCAGGCTAAGGTGATGGCCGTTGATATTGACGAGCAGCGCCTGGCGCGAGTGAATGAAAACCTCGCTCGTCTGGGGATGAGCGCAACGGTGAAGTCAGGCGATGGTCGCTATCCGGAACAATGGGCAGAGGGCGTGCAATTCGACCGCATCTTACTGGATGCTCCATGCTCAGCAACCGGGGTGATTCGACGACATCCGGATATCAAATGGCTGCGTCGCGATCGTGATATCGCTGAGCTGGCAGCGCTTCAGCAGGAGATCCTTGATGCAGTATGGCCTAAGCTGAAGTCGGGCGGTACGCTGCTGTATGCAACCTGCTCAGTTCTGCCGGAAGAGAACCACCACCAGGTCAGCGCGTTTCTTAACCGTCATCCTGATGCAAAACTTCAGCCGATTGCTGACGACACGCTGCCCGGCCTGCAAGTTTTCCCACATCCGCAGGGCGGAGATGGTTTCTTTTACGCTAAGCTGATAAAAAATTGA
- the trkA gene encoding Trk system potassium transporter TrkA, translated as MKIIILGAGQVGGTLAENLVGENNDITVVDTDGVRLRQLQDKFDLRVVQGHGSHPRVLREAGAEDADMLVAVTSSDETNMIACQVAYSLFNTPNRIARIRAPDYIRDADKLFIPEAVPIDHLIAPEQLVIDNIYRLIEYPGALQVVNFAGGKVSLAVVKAYYGGPLVGNALSIMREHMPHIDTRVAAIFRQDRPIRPQGSTIVEAGDEVFFIAASQHIRAVMSELQRLEKPYKRIMLVGGGNIGFGLAQRLEKNYSVKLIERNQQRAAELAEQLQDTIVFYGDASDQELLAEEHIEQVDLFIAVTNDDEANIMSAMLAKKMGAKKVMVLIQRKAYVDLVQGSVIDIAISPQQATISALLGHVRKADIVSVSSLRRGIAEAIEAIAHGDESTSRVVGRLIDDIKLPPGTIIGAVVRGDDVMIANDNLRIEQGDHVIMFLTDKKFVPDVERLFQPSPFFL; from the coding sequence ATGAAAATAATCATATTGGGTGCCGGACAGGTTGGCGGAACACTGGCGGAGAATCTCGTTGGCGAGAACAACGACATTACGGTGGTGGACACCGATGGCGTGCGTTTGCGCCAGCTGCAGGATAAATTCGATTTACGCGTGGTGCAGGGGCATGGCTCACACCCGAGAGTACTGCGCGAAGCCGGTGCCGAAGATGCCGATATGCTGGTGGCAGTAACCAGTTCGGATGAAACCAATATGATTGCCTGCCAGGTTGCCTACTCGCTGTTTAATACGCCAAATCGTATCGCGCGTATCCGTGCACCTGACTATATCCGCGATGCTGACAAGCTGTTTATTCCCGAAGCGGTGCCTATCGATCACCTTATCGCACCTGAGCAGCTGGTTATCGACAATATTTATCGCCTGATTGAATATCCGGGCGCCCTGCAAGTGGTGAATTTTGCTGGCGGCAAAGTCAGTCTCGCAGTAGTGAAAGCCTATTACGGCGGCCCGCTGGTCGGCAACGCACTGTCAATTATGCGTGAGCATATGCCGCATATCGACACCCGCGTTGCCGCTATTTTCCGCCAGGATCGACCTATTCGTCCTCAGGGATCTACCATTGTTGAAGCCGGTGATGAAGTGTTCTTTATTGCCGCCAGTCAACATATCCGGGCGGTGATGAGTGAACTGCAACGACTGGAAAAACCCTATAAGCGCATTATGCTAGTCGGCGGCGGTAATATTGGATTTGGTCTGGCGCAACGACTGGAGAAGAATTACAGCGTTAAACTGATCGAACGTAATCAGCAGCGTGCTGCCGAACTGGCAGAGCAGTTGCAGGATACCATCGTGTTTTATGGCGATGCCTCAGACCAGGAATTACTGGCAGAAGAGCATATTGAGCAGGTCGATCTGTTTATTGCCGTCACCAATGATGATGAAGCTAACATTATGTCAGCCATGCTGGCGAAAAAGATGGGAGCAAAAAAGGTGATGGTACTGATCCAGCGTAAAGCCTACGTCGATCTGGTTCAGGGTAGCGTGATAGACATTGCCATCTCACCGCAGCAAGCCACCATCTCTGCGCTGCTGGGCCATGTGCGTAAAGCCGATATTGTCAGTGTTTCCTCATTACGCCGCGGCATCGCTGAAGCTATCGAAGCCATTGCCCATGGTGACGAAAGCACTTCGCGGGTGGTTGGCCGCTTAATTGATGATATAAAACTGCCGCCGGGCACCATCATTGGTGCCGTTGTACGCGGCGATGATGTGATGATTGCCAATGACAATCTGCGCATTGAACAAGGCGATCATGTGATTATGTTCCTGACCGATAAGAAGTTCGTTCCTGACGTTGAACGACTCTTCCAGCCAAGTCCTTTCTTCCTCTGA
- a CDS encoding alternative ribosome-rescue factor A, with protein sequence MTVYQHKKGKIRDNAIEALLHDPLFKPRIEVNQKGKGSYRRKDKHAGKGNWEASGKNAKQILTTGFLVSGKKKPSFDGFFSATAGYFVASTDRGFQ encoded by the coding sequence ATGACCGTTTACCAGCATAAAAAAGGCAAGATACGCGATAACGCTATCGAAGCGCTGCTTCATGACCCGTTGTTTAAACCGCGCATTGAAGTGAATCAGAAAGGAAAAGGCAGCTATCGACGTAAAGATAAGCATGCAGGAAAAGGTAACTGGGAGGCCAGTGGTAAGAATGCAAAGCAGATTCTTACCACTGGCTTTCTGGTTTCAGGTAAAAAAAAACCGTCTTTCGACGGTTTTTTTTCAGCTACGGCTGGTTATTTTGTTGCTTCAACAGATCGCGGATTTCAGTAA